The Micromonospora sp. Llam0 genome includes a window with the following:
- a CDS encoding MFS transporter codes for MAGGRRRQRAATVLTLAVLRTRAGAGAQPGRDVVRLPVLLRDRRYLVACTAALAQGWVLFGLRGALIPTVVVAWGHDVTWVGWAFTSSAVVQTLLIMPAGRVVDRAGRRPAMIAGTGLAATAITALVFVDIYAWLVVGLCAYAAGSALLNAAPAALIGDVVAGRAGSGVAVFSMCTDVGAVVGSVVVGLVAEQAGVAAAFGSGAALLAVAFAAAWTLTTVRPTTTVPPTRRS; via the coding sequence GTGGCCGGCGGCCGTCGGCGTCAGCGGGCCGCCACGGTGCTGACCCTGGCGGTGCTGCGTACCCGAGCAGGCGCCGGCGCCCAACCGGGCCGTGACGTGGTCCGACTGCCGGTCCTGCTGCGGGACCGGCGCTACCTGGTGGCCTGTACGGCGGCGCTGGCGCAGGGCTGGGTCCTGTTCGGACTGCGCGGCGCGCTGATCCCCACAGTCGTCGTCGCGTGGGGACATGACGTGACCTGGGTCGGGTGGGCGTTCACCAGCTCCGCCGTCGTGCAGACGCTGCTGATCATGCCGGCCGGTCGGGTCGTCGACCGGGCCGGCCGGCGACCCGCCATGATCGCCGGCACCGGGCTGGCCGCGACGGCGATCACCGCCCTGGTGTTCGTGGACATCTACGCCTGGCTCGTCGTCGGACTCTGCGCGTACGCGGCCGGGTCGGCGCTGCTCAACGCCGCACCGGCCGCGCTGATCGGGGACGTCGTCGCCGGCCGGGCCGGCAGCGGCGTCGCCGTCTTCTCGATGTGCACCGACGTCGGCGCCGTCGTCGGCTCGGTCGTCGTCGGGCTCGTCGCCGAGCAGGCGGGCGTCGCGGCCGCCTTCGGCAGCGGCGCCGCGCTGCTGGCCGTCGCCTTCGCGGCGGCGTGGACGTTGACCACGGTTCGACCGACGACCACTGTCCCACCGACCCGAAGGAGTTGA